From one Streptomyces sp. NBC_00654 genomic stretch:
- a CDS encoding TniB family NTP-binding protein, translating into MTTAEASPEASEDPAWRALPLDNLTLTRKEGFAAFAEAKETPAPPILTMADLKTLDPQALDHYNDDRRRFLANLRPIKTMQARELSADLTDIFDAGVHQPSWQAKGMAAIDAFPGLGKTTVGLSFAKKVHNTLISKHGRFTEAGHERWPVIRVGMMGDTRVKDFNWAMLEFFAHAGRNSGSANSFLSRALDCAVSCQSRLLLVDDLQFLQFRSRRGTELANQFKTIANEFPLMILFIGHDLEGKGLYDDPQLARRITPLGLQAFSIEHEVGREQWRRFLLSLEQRLVLANKYPGMLADDLSDQLYARCSGHIGSLMSLIRLGCLRAMRTEQERLTKDLLAQVKLDWAAQQQLAEWEAFLASGKATSKPNKGRRRR; encoded by the coding sequence GTGACCACGGCGGAGGCTAGCCCGGAGGCATCGGAGGATCCGGCGTGGCGCGCGTTGCCCCTGGACAACCTGACGCTCACCAGGAAGGAAGGCTTCGCGGCGTTCGCCGAGGCGAAAGAGACACCCGCTCCGCCCATACTCACCATGGCGGACCTCAAGACGCTCGATCCGCAGGCGCTCGACCACTACAACGATGACCGCCGCAGGTTCCTCGCCAACCTGCGGCCGATCAAGACTATGCAGGCCCGGGAGCTCTCTGCGGACCTCACCGACATCTTCGATGCGGGGGTGCACCAGCCCAGCTGGCAGGCCAAGGGCATGGCCGCGATCGACGCGTTCCCCGGCTTGGGCAAGACCACCGTCGGTCTCTCGTTCGCCAAGAAGGTGCACAACACCCTGATCAGCAAGCACGGGCGGTTCACCGAGGCCGGGCACGAGCGCTGGCCCGTGATCCGGGTCGGCATGATGGGCGACACCAGGGTCAAGGACTTCAACTGGGCGATGCTGGAGTTCTTCGCCCACGCCGGGCGCAACAGCGGCAGCGCCAACTCGTTCCTGTCGCGCGCCCTGGACTGCGCTGTGTCCTGTCAGTCACGGCTCTTGCTGGTGGACGACCTGCAGTTCCTGCAGTTCCGCTCCCGCCGCGGGACCGAGCTGGCCAACCAGTTCAAGACGATCGCCAATGAGTTCCCGCTGATGATCCTGTTCATCGGCCACGACCTTGAGGGCAAAGGTCTCTACGACGATCCACAGCTCGCCCGGCGGATCACGCCGCTCGGACTCCAGGCATTCAGCATCGAACACGAGGTCGGGCGAGAGCAGTGGCGGCGCTTCCTGCTCTCCCTTGAGCAGCGTCTGGTCCTGGCCAACAAATACCCCGGGATGCTCGCCGATGACTTGTCCGACCAGCTCTACGCCCGCTGCAGCGGGCACATCGGCTCGCTCATGTCGCTGATCAGGCTCGGCTGCCTTCGCGCGATGCGCACCGAGCAGGAGCGCCTGACCAAGGACCTGCTCGCCCAGGTCAAGCTCGACTGGGCAGCCCAGCAGCAGCTGGCCGAGTGGGAGGCGTTCCTTGCCTCCGGAAAGGCGACCAGCAAACCGAACAAGGGCAGAAGGCGGCGTTGA
- a CDS encoding DUF6262 family protein: MPRTLPIRLPPLPGEALNSWLGALMRRSNISLRDLLIAAGSPFPTRTDHTPDYTTYLTPEEADRLAHITGTDTRLLHAMTLRRYDGYALALHDTRRVVRRVRLWGRSIGSRYCPRCLAEGAGRWPLRWRLTWSIACPRHQVLLAHACPVCGRWPHRRPSNSHQVRQHECSARARDGRTCRADLTQSEVIPLPSDSPVLDAQEWINGLLSRIEAGDDDPCLHDAFTDVTAIAARSLLRAEPGDFTDCGPQIERARQLHGNSALYAPVDAAVIAGPFSVAVGIVRGPLAEAAFTAIRTLVDREVAVMPKGPTEQIRRGITRLASADLEQQFWRAADPHLAIGPRLRYRTCTARPRVPQHRDHTVIMRTHSLPQLLWLDWALLLFPPQTNLAGRYNYHFWRAALSAAVMLPGWWQQRYDLATSLLHGNRPIPLGQFLPKIAPAGTGLPTAICLLAEYLDQHPAPIDYARRRKLKGSDLLPEAIWIDIRHRTGAPPDDQYRLTAVRRYLYQRLTGSDLYSPSGSLNLDSTDKTRNLPVIMTPSLLEALEEHAAHYLASHGIDEPVTWSPPLALVDHLDLPGRGMRLPDTEHASKLIRSRLPPSAAASALGTSLEHLRIAFEPRNPTPGPWPRHRPDRCERVEEPVPEDTRATSDTVEDEHCAALIDRVRSDEARARPSDRTTAKRTPAQVLRETRKRDSEIKRGRVLKALDEMVAAGEKITFLGLARTARVSNWLVYAEGLRERIEEAIEKQGRAVREVEAGSGTSAESLRADLEFATAELRTLRAERDRLKADMTRLQEALKETKEKLEAALKECALES, translated from the coding sequence ATGCCCCGGACGCTGCCCATCCGGCTGCCCCCGCTCCCGGGCGAGGCCCTGAACTCGTGGCTGGGCGCCCTCATGCGCCGCAGCAACATCAGCCTGCGCGACCTGCTCATCGCCGCTGGATCGCCGTTCCCCACCCGAACCGACCACACACCGGACTACACCACCTACCTCACCCCCGAGGAAGCCGACCGGCTCGCCCACATCACCGGCACCGACACGAGGCTCCTGCACGCCATGACACTGCGCCGCTACGACGGCTACGCACTCGCGTTGCACGACACTCGCCGGGTGGTACGTCGTGTCAGACTCTGGGGCCGCAGCATCGGCTCCCGATACTGCCCGCGGTGCCTGGCCGAAGGCGCCGGCCGCTGGCCCCTCCGCTGGCGTCTGACCTGGTCGATCGCCTGCCCCCGGCACCAGGTGCTGCTCGCGCACGCCTGCCCGGTCTGCGGCCGATGGCCGCACCGCCGCCCCTCCAACAGCCACCAGGTCCGCCAGCACGAATGCTCGGCACGGGCCCGCGACGGGCGGACATGCCGAGCCGACCTGACGCAAAGCGAGGTCATTCCGTTGCCGTCGGACAGCCCAGTCCTTGACGCGCAGGAATGGATCAACGGCTTGCTGAGCCGGATCGAGGCCGGCGACGACGATCCCTGCCTGCATGACGCCTTCACCGATGTCACCGCTATCGCCGCCCGCAGTCTCCTGCGAGCCGAGCCGGGCGACTTCACCGACTGCGGTCCGCAGATCGAGCGGGCACGCCAACTCCACGGGAACAGTGCCCTCTACGCGCCGGTCGACGCGGCTGTGATCGCTGGCCCCTTCAGCGTGGCGGTCGGGATTGTCCGTGGCCCTCTCGCTGAGGCCGCCTTCACTGCCATACGCACCCTGGTCGACCGCGAGGTCGCGGTCATGCCGAAGGGACCGACAGAGCAGATACGCCGCGGCATCACACGGCTGGCCTCTGCCGATCTGGAACAGCAGTTCTGGCGAGCCGCCGACCCCCACCTGGCCATAGGTCCCCGGCTTCGCTACCGCACCTGCACCGCCCGGCCCCGTGTCCCGCAGCACCGCGACCACACGGTCATCATGCGGACGCACTCGCTGCCACAGTTGCTCTGGCTGGACTGGGCTCTGCTTCTGTTCCCCCCGCAAACCAATCTCGCCGGCCGCTACAACTACCACTTCTGGCGCGCCGCCCTGTCCGCCGCCGTCATGCTCCCCGGCTGGTGGCAGCAGCGCTACGACCTCGCGACCTCGCTCCTGCACGGCAATCGGCCGATTCCCTTGGGACAATTCCTCCCCAAAATCGCCCCGGCCGGCACCGGTCTGCCCACCGCGATCTGTCTTCTCGCCGAGTATCTCGACCAACACCCAGCACCCATCGACTACGCCCGTCGGCGGAAGTTGAAGGGCAGCGACCTGCTGCCCGAGGCCATCTGGATCGACATTCGCCACCGGACCGGCGCCCCGCCTGACGACCAGTACCGACTCACAGCGGTACGCCGATACCTCTACCAGCGCCTGACCGGCTCTGACCTCTACTCGCCCTCTGGTTCCCTGAACCTGGACTCCACCGACAAGACCCGGAACCTGCCGGTCATCATGACGCCGTCGCTCCTGGAGGCTCTGGAAGAGCACGCCGCGCACTACCTGGCCTCGCACGGCATCGATGAGCCCGTCACCTGGTCACCGCCTTTGGCGCTGGTCGACCACCTCGACCTACCAGGCCGAGGCATGCGCCTGCCCGATACCGAGCACGCATCCAAGCTGATCAGAAGCCGCCTGCCACCGTCCGCCGCCGCCAGTGCGCTCGGCACCAGCCTTGAGCACCTCAGGATCGCCTTCGAACCCCGGAACCCAACGCCGGGGCCCTGGCCGCGGCATCGACCAGATCGCTGCGAAAGAGTTGAAGAACCCGTGCCCGAGGACACCCGTGCCACCTCCGACACCGTCGAGGACGAGCATTGTGCGGCCCTGATCGACCGAGTGCGTTCGGACGAAGCCCGTGCCAGGCCGTCGGACAGGACCACGGCCAAACGGACTCCAGCCCAGGTGTTGCGCGAGACGAGAAAGCGCGACAGCGAGATCAAACGAGGCCGCGTACTCAAGGCCCTCGACGAGATGGTCGCAGCCGGAGAGAAGATCACCTTCCTCGGACTCGCTCGAACTGCGCGGGTCTCGAACTGGCTGGTATACGCCGAGGGACTACGCGAGCGCATCGAGGAGGCGATCGAGAAACAAGGCAGGGCCGTTCGCGAAGTGGAGGCAGGCTCAGGCACCTCAGCCGAATCGCTGAGGGCCGACCTGGAATTCGCCACAGCCGAACTCAGAACCTTGCGCGCGGAGCGCGACCGACTCAAGGCGGACATGACCCGGCTGCAGGAGGCGTTGAAGGAGACCAAAGAGAAACTGGAGGCCGCGCTGAAGGAGTGTGCCCTGGAGTCCTAA
- a CDS encoding NACHT domain-containing protein, which translates to MVLSVAVCVGGLLWTVLALPGVKGGADQGSVLALLPSVVGTVLGGWGTWAGLRALRDQSTASVIAEEFARLVARVEGAQYRQLLGSGLAVPNGRIDLTFTATTTGMSSSRADGTLEAIANYYQGLQPGRMVITGTPSEGRDRQIGGDAGTGKTVLALALILGLADKKRSPQEPVPVRLTAASWPGSDIRDWLRTHLTDVYRLPRREAARLVDANLVLPVIDGLDEMDPGTAPGYTSRAAALLRRIEQFEHGGAHCPVVVTCRHAHYQALVAAGTEPRIVAHIAVARVDASRARSYLSQRVAGTEQSRARWRPVLSALETVAAGPAGTVQPEHTLLAEALDTPWRLTLAATVFEERTADGRYLRDPADLLVLATDGLLYEYLLDQYIGAAVAAPHRGSDDISHPSATDARPQLDADATWRRLAFLARYLNDNSGPGDSSHRRVAGRALSSTDLVLHELWPLGGKYWTRWTERLLAAVAPLPLLGLGLLLEPDYFPGGIVIWGLLYCVTVLYRPAWPKPRRIDLGRLRTPDGRRALMLGFTTGFPIGFLSIFGLGYGTSDESLQVSVALGLVGGFLLGLVVGLARGLMIKQESVGLLPRHLIRMDFTAAVVFGPVMVTGALLVSQFASDLTFRILVPNVSLDAQYMVEFVYSLTVGVFVFYIPAAGGPAALRYFSLLLHTRRNLPWRLGRFLDDCYELGILRVSGTAWQFRHRELQDHLATHPAPPPRS; encoded by the coding sequence ATGGTGCTCAGCGTTGCGGTGTGCGTGGGGGGCTTGTTGTGGACGGTGTTAGCGCTGCCGGGGGTGAAAGGAGGGGCCGACCAGGGATCGGTGCTGGCCCTCCTGCCCAGCGTGGTGGGTACGGTCCTCGGGGGATGGGGGACGTGGGCGGGCCTCCGGGCCCTTCGGGACCAGAGCACGGCCTCGGTGATCGCGGAGGAATTCGCCAGACTGGTGGCGCGGGTGGAGGGCGCGCAGTACCGGCAGTTGCTGGGCAGTGGCCTGGCAGTGCCGAACGGGCGGATCGACCTCACGTTCACGGCCACGACCACAGGGATGAGCAGTTCGCGCGCCGACGGAACTCTGGAGGCAATCGCCAACTACTACCAGGGCCTGCAGCCTGGGCGGATGGTCATCACCGGCACACCGTCCGAGGGCCGGGACAGACAGATTGGCGGTGACGCGGGAACAGGCAAAACCGTGCTCGCCCTGGCCCTGATCCTGGGCTTGGCCGACAAGAAACGTTCCCCGCAGGAGCCGGTGCCGGTACGTCTGACAGCGGCATCCTGGCCCGGCAGCGACATACGTGACTGGTTACGGACACACCTGACCGACGTCTACCGTCTTCCCCGCCGCGAAGCCGCCCGCCTGGTGGACGCCAATCTCGTTCTGCCGGTCATCGACGGTCTGGACGAAATGGACCCGGGCACGGCCCCCGGCTACACCTCACGCGCCGCCGCCCTCCTCCGCCGTATCGAACAGTTCGAGCACGGTGGCGCACACTGCCCAGTCGTCGTGACCTGCCGGCACGCCCACTATCAGGCCCTGGTGGCGGCAGGAACAGAACCCCGCATCGTGGCACACATTGCCGTGGCCCGCGTCGATGCCTCCCGTGCTCGCAGCTACCTGTCGCAACGCGTCGCCGGTACGGAGCAGAGCCGGGCCCGCTGGCGGCCGGTCCTCTCCGCCCTGGAAACGGTGGCAGCGGGTCCGGCCGGCACCGTTCAGCCGGAACACACCTTGCTGGCCGAAGCGCTGGATACGCCCTGGCGACTGACCCTGGCCGCCACCGTCTTCGAGGAGCGGACCGCCGATGGGCGATACCTGCGTGACCCCGCCGATCTCCTCGTGCTGGCTACCGACGGGCTTCTTTACGAGTACCTTTTGGACCAGTACATCGGTGCCGCGGTGGCCGCCCCCCACCGGGGCTCGGACGACATCTCCCATCCGTCGGCCACCGATGCCCGTCCGCAACTGGATGCCGACGCCACCTGGCGCCGCCTGGCATTCCTCGCCCGCTACCTCAATGACAACAGCGGCCCTGGAGACAGCTCGCACCGCCGCGTCGCAGGGCGTGCGCTGAGCAGCACCGACCTGGTCCTCCACGAACTGTGGCCCCTGGGCGGGAAGTATTGGACACGGTGGACCGAACGCCTTCTAGCCGCAGTGGCGCCACTTCCCCTGCTTGGTCTTGGCTTGCTGCTGGAACCGGATTACTTTCCCGGCGGGATAGTAATCTGGGGGCTACTTTACTGCGTGACGGTGCTCTACCGCCCAGCATGGCCGAAGCCACGGCGGATCGACCTGGGCCGTCTTCGTACCCCTGACGGCCGGCGTGCTCTCATGCTGGGTTTTACGACCGGCTTCCCGATCGGCTTTCTGAGCATCTTCGGCCTCGGCTATGGGACGAGTGACGAGTCGCTTCAGGTAAGCGTTGCGCTCGGCCTGGTTGGCGGCTTCCTACTCGGTCTCGTAGTCGGTCTCGCACGGGGACTCATGATCAAGCAGGAGAGTGTGGGACTCCTTCCACGTCACCTCATCCGCATGGACTTCACCGCTGCGGTTGTTTTCGGGCCTGTGATGGTGACCGGGGCCTTACTCGTGAGCCAATTCGCATCCGATCTCACGTTCAGGATCCTCGTGCCCAATGTTAGCCTTGATGCACAATATATGGTGGAATTCGTCTACTCGCTGACGGTCGGCGTCTTCGTGTTTTATATCCCCGCTGCGGGTGGCCCGGCGGCTCTGCGGTATTTCTCGCTACTCCTGCACACGCGCAGAAATCTGCCGTGGCGGCTGGGACGATTCCTCGATGACTGCTACGAACTCGGTATCCTGCGCGTGTCTGGGACGGCATGGCAGTTCCGCCATCGTGAACTCCAGGACCACCTCGCCACCCACCCCGCGCCACCACCCCGCTCATGA
- a CDS encoding DUF6245 family protein yields MWEQQLTAAGAGLDETPAKCMESIRWQVLRAGTPLRLMAQNREVGPIPIAAAHATTGLHQLLGVIAASQLS; encoded by the coding sequence GTGTGGGAGCAACAGCTCACCGCTGCCGGGGCCGGGTTGGACGAGACCCCGGCCAAGTGCATGGAGTCCATCCGCTGGCAGGTGCTGCGGGCCGGCACTCCGCTGCGGCTGATGGCGCAGAACCGGGAGGTCGGGCCGATTCCCATCGCGGCGGCGCACGCGACGACCGGGCTGCACCAACTGCTCGGTGTGATCGCTGCGAGCCAACTGTCCTGA
- a CDS encoding NUDIX domain-containing protein has protein sequence MSGGERHAEPVDVHLILRRETGDGPEVLLSRRAGKVYAAGLWHLPSGHLDGPHEDVVTALIREAREETGVVIDPADVRAAVTVHHRSPKGDSRSGYLFEVRRWKGEPGIAEPDVCDAMDWFPVHALPVRMVAYCRAGLDAYAAGARLAVHFQPPGDTIAFDPGADRLRVVPDMTGAQTSGARPDEAVVEFAERAVGRITQWTDTSWAREESRVWRVHGVQSGTWYVKVHQNERFHGREVRGLRTWATSLGAAAPRLVAADETLRTVVLTAVPGRPLHGTVLAPERERAIFQRIGALTRRIHQSAPPRPAPPGSGPSVAKADRHLAGARPRLLPGDEEFVRDLVRQAEGLPPLEWVETHGDLHALH, from the coding sequence GTGAGCGGGGGCGAGCGGCATGCCGAGCCGGTGGACGTCCACCTGATCCTGCGCCGGGAAACTGGCGATGGTCCTGAGGTCCTGCTGTCGCGTCGGGCCGGGAAGGTGTACGCGGCTGGCCTGTGGCACCTGCCGTCTGGGCATCTGGACGGTCCGCACGAGGACGTGGTCACCGCCCTGATCCGCGAGGCCAGGGAGGAGACCGGTGTCGTCATCGACCCGGCCGACGTGCGGGCCGCCGTGACCGTGCACCACCGCAGCCCCAAGGGTGACTCGCGGTCGGGGTACCTTTTCGAGGTCCGGCGGTGGAAGGGCGAGCCAGGGATCGCGGAGCCGGACGTCTGCGACGCGATGGACTGGTTCCCCGTTCACGCGTTGCCCGTCCGGATGGTGGCGTACTGCCGTGCCGGCCTGGACGCCTACGCCGCCGGCGCGCGCCTCGCCGTGCACTTCCAACCGCCCGGCGACACCATCGCCTTCGACCCCGGCGCCGACCGGCTGCGGGTCGTACCGGACATGACCGGCGCCCAGACGTCCGGCGCCCGTCCCGACGAGGCGGTCGTGGAGTTCGCGGAGCGCGCGGTCGGCCGGATCACGCAGTGGACGGATACCTCATGGGCACGTGAGGAGAGTCGCGTATGGCGGGTCCACGGAGTCCAGAGCGGCACCTGGTACGTGAAGGTCCATCAGAACGAGCGATTCCACGGCAGGGAAGTGCGAGGGCTACGGACGTGGGCAACCTCGCTGGGAGCGGCGGCGCCACGGCTGGTCGCCGCCGACGAGACGCTGCGGACGGTGGTTCTCACCGCGGTGCCGGGCCGCCCGCTGCACGGCACGGTCCTGGCACCGGAGCGGGAGAGGGCGATCTTCCAACGGATCGGCGCACTGACCCGCCGTATCCACCAGTCCGCTCCCCCACGGCCCGCTCCCCCGGGCAGCGGCCCGTCCGTGGCCAAGGCCGACCGGCACCTGGCCGGAGCACGGCCCCGTCTACTCCCGGGCGATGAGGAGTTCGTCCGCGACCTCGTCCGACAGGCCGAAGGCCTGCCACCGCTGGAGTGGGTGGAGACCCACGGCGATCTCCACGCCCTTCATTAG
- a CDS encoding class I SAM-dependent methyltransferase, producing the protein MTRSEPDVRPEQEALFSTAAEHYARHRPGLPDPAVHLLAGTLAGRTGPALLDLGTGTGQVPRALLAAVPHLAHVEAVDVNRAMLVNARRALGPLLGGCTLTLVHGSAHAYAPAPGMAVPAPDLVTFCRSYHWMDGPGALAMADRVAAPHATVAIMGDGSLWTHDAGWTRQLRELIQRHLGAARRAGTGTAYTAPARSYEDDLAASVWSDVAEHRFPVARTWTPRGVLGYLRTTSFANAGLFPDSARHDAFEADAHALLTGIADQEGPLVEQAEFRVLLARRPGSAR; encoded by the coding sequence GTGACCCGTTCCGAACCCGATGTCCGGCCCGAGCAGGAAGCGTTGTTCTCGACCGCTGCCGAGCACTACGCCCGGCACCGGCCCGGCCTTCCGGACCCCGCCGTGCACCTGCTGGCCGGCACCCTGGCCGGGCGCACGGGACCAGCGCTGCTGGATCTGGGCACCGGCACCGGACAGGTGCCGCGCGCCCTGCTGGCCGCGGTCCCTCACCTCGCCCACGTCGAGGCGGTCGACGTCAACCGGGCCATGCTGGTCAACGCCCGCCGCGCTCTCGGGCCGCTGCTCGGCGGCTGCACCCTGACCCTCGTCCACGGCTCCGCACACGCCTACGCCCCTGCGCCCGGAATGGCTGTTCCGGCGCCGGATCTGGTCACCTTCTGCCGGTCCTATCACTGGATGGACGGGCCCGGGGCCCTCGCGATGGCGGACCGTGTCGCCGCCCCGCACGCCACCGTGGCGATCATGGGCGACGGGAGCCTCTGGACCCACGACGCCGGATGGACCCGGCAGCTGCGCGAGCTGATCCAGCGCCACCTGGGGGCCGCCCGCCGCGCGGGGACCGGCACCGCCTACACCGCTCCCGCCCGCTCCTACGAGGACGACCTCGCCGCATCCGTCTGGAGCGACGTCGCCGAGCACCGGTTCCCGGTCGCCCGCACGTGGACACCCCGCGGCGTTCTCGGATACCTGCGCACCACGTCGTTCGCGAACGCGGGCCTGTTCCCCGACAGCGCCCGGCATGACGCGTTCGAGGCGGACGCCCACGCCCTGCTCACCGGGATCGCCGACCAGGAGGGGCCGCTCGTGGAGCAGGCCGAGTTCCGGGTGCTCCTCGCCCGCCGCCCGGGAAGCGCCCGGTGA
- a CDS encoding protein-L-isoaspartate O-methyltransferase, with protein sequence MTATDTTASVGGERCDAPGAADPVAAREAMVARLETAGQLGPGAVREALLAIRREVLIPQAYVRRSAPGEEPPRWDLLDWGAPSDRMELLALLYGGGSVLVQHDGEPLLGRARGARSGGVISSMSSVTGMTAELLQELDLRRGQRVLDVGTGAGFTAAVACHVCGDEEVVSLDRDRHLVESSAARLADLGFHPHLVCGAGGEGCPGRGPFDRIFLSYAVRQVPSALAGQLAPGGRLLVHVTTASPSWPALAVVERTADGFLRSELRAVEFAHRAGHGVDRIWLTEDFRHRIATELGTRAYVSARELPSGTDRGFWLAADHLLGGGLVRDFGAEYLALGAPGCGSWLRAAPGEQGWHVAAHGPRDIWAELHDLADRWRAAGSPDRYRLDFTEDGGQRVSSVNGDLAWPLSAPGPVEEGAFS encoded by the coding sequence ATGACGGCCACGGACACGACTGCTTCCGTCGGTGGGGAACGGTGCGATGCGCCCGGTGCGGCGGATCCGGTCGCGGCGCGGGAGGCGATGGTCGCCCGGCTGGAGACGGCCGGCCAGCTCGGGCCGGGGGCCGTTCGCGAGGCGCTGCTGGCTATCCGCCGCGAGGTCCTGATCCCGCAGGCATACGTCCGGCGCAGCGCTCCGGGGGAAGAGCCGCCGCGGTGGGACTTGCTGGACTGGGGCGCGCCGTCCGACCGGATGGAGCTCCTCGCTCTGCTGTACGGGGGTGGCAGTGTGCTGGTGCAGCACGACGGGGAGCCGTTGCTCGGTCGGGCGCGCGGGGCACGGTCGGGTGGGGTGATCTCCTCGATGTCGTCGGTGACGGGCATGACCGCCGAGCTGCTGCAGGAGCTGGATCTGCGCCGGGGACAGCGGGTGCTGGACGTCGGGACTGGGGCGGGCTTCACCGCGGCGGTGGCCTGCCATGTCTGCGGCGATGAGGAGGTGGTCTCTCTCGACCGGGACCGGCATCTTGTCGAGTCGTCGGCCGCGCGTCTGGCTGATCTCGGGTTCCATCCGCATCTGGTGTGCGGGGCGGGAGGGGAGGGCTGTCCGGGCCGCGGACCGTTCGACCGGATCTTCCTGTCGTACGCGGTACGACAGGTGCCCTCCGCCCTGGCCGGGCAACTGGCCCCGGGAGGCCGTTTGTTGGTGCATGTGACGACCGCTTCGCCGTCGTGGCCGGCGCTCGCCGTCGTCGAGCGCACAGCCGACGGCTTCTTGAGAAGCGAGTTGCGGGCGGTGGAGTTCGCACACCGCGCCGGGCACGGCGTGGACCGGATCTGGCTCACCGAGGACTTCCGTCATCGCATCGCGACCGAGCTCGGCACGCGGGCGTACGTGAGCGCGCGGGAACTGCCGTCGGGCACCGACCGCGGCTTCTGGCTGGCAGCCGATCATCTCCTCGGAGGCGGCCTGGTGCGGGACTTCGGGGCCGAGTACCTGGCCCTCGGCGCGCCGGGCTGCGGGTCATGGTTGCGCGCCGCACCGGGCGAGCAGGGCTGGCACGTCGCGGCTCACGGCCCGCGCGACATCTGGGCGGAGCTGCACGACCTCGCCGACCGGTGGCGGGCCGCAGGCTCCCCGGACCGCTACCGGCTGGACTTCACCGAGGACGGCGGCCAGCGGGTGTCGTCGGTGAACGGGGACCTGGCCTGGCCACTGTCCGCCCCGGGCCCCGTTGAGGAAGGAGCGTTCTCGTGA
- a CDS encoding NUDIX domain-containing protein, which yields MPPSRSHIRELVTAYLARHPGEHRALAPLLAGLDAPSDPTSRATLPWHITCSAVVIDHAGRALHVRHNASGGLLLAPGGHGEPDDMTLMATAVREVHEETGIPPGLLRQSAAFCHEPADIDIHPIDANPAKGEPAHHHYDFRFVFHLVPPSVEAALQTEEVSAAVWLPLDQITSPGLREKLLAADLSAAPEPVNASVIIHDSGGRYLLHLRDQREGIWEPGVFALLGGGRAPGDASLEATLLRELGEEAPGLKVTGLEPYAVEETTSVDGLSVPVQIFTAVWEGHPDTAGLREGVLLHWCTLEMLDRLPQSPGLGDLLRRHAAQHPPASTPPKASRPSADRSPAGTELHVVGVHLYLQDADGRVLLGLRHPDSAYAGHLYHALAGHCEREDAVSCLIREAKEEAGLILDPEGIELVHLVHSQDSPSARPRIQLFFRPWIWSGVPQVLEPDRCVEWRWFDPKDLPDNTVPYTRQAIGAILDGRPYSDMGWTR from the coding sequence ATGCCCCCCTCTCGATCGCACATCCGTGAACTCGTCACCGCCTACCTGGCCCGCCACCCTGGTGAGCACCGGGCCCTGGCACCGCTGCTGGCGGGTCTCGATGCCCCGTCCGACCCGACGTCGCGGGCGACACTGCCCTGGCACATCACGTGCAGCGCCGTCGTGATCGATCACGCCGGACGGGCCCTGCACGTGCGGCACAACGCCTCCGGAGGGCTACTGCTTGCACCCGGAGGCCATGGCGAGCCTGACGATATGACGCTCATGGCCACCGCCGTGCGTGAGGTTCACGAGGAGACGGGCATCCCCCCGGGGCTGCTCCGCCAGAGTGCCGCGTTCTGCCACGAGCCCGCCGACATCGATATACACCCCATCGACGCCAACCCGGCCAAGGGCGAACCGGCCCACCATCACTACGACTTCCGGTTCGTCTTCCACCTCGTTCCCCCCTCCGTCGAAGCGGCCCTGCAAACCGAGGAGGTCTCCGCTGCCGTCTGGCTGCCGCTCGACCAGATCACCTCCCCCGGACTGCGGGAGAAGCTCCTCGCCGCCGACCTGAGCGCCGCCCCGGAACCGGTCAACGCCTCCGTGATCATCCACGACTCGGGCGGCCGCTACCTGCTGCATCTGCGCGACCAGCGGGAGGGGATCTGGGAGCCCGGCGTGTTCGCTCTCCTCGGCGGCGGCCGGGCCCCCGGCGACGCCTCCCTGGAGGCGACACTGCTGCGAGAGCTCGGCGAGGAAGCCCCGGGGCTCAAGGTCACCGGTCTGGAGCCGTACGCCGTGGAGGAGACCACGAGCGTCGACGGGCTGAGTGTTCCTGTCCAGATTTTCACGGCCGTGTGGGAGGGCCACCCGGACACCGCCGGGCTGCGAGAAGGGGTCCTGCTGCACTGGTGCACCCTGGAGATGCTCGACCGTCTGCCCCAGTCCCCCGGCCTCGGAGACCTGCTCCGCCGGCACGCCGCCCAGCACCCCCCGGCCTCCACCCCGCCCAAGGCGTCCCGTCCGTCGGCCGACCGGTCCCCGGCAGGAACCGAGCTCCACGTCGTAGGGGTCCACCTCTACCTCCAGGACGCCGACGGCCGGGTCCTTCTGGGCCTGCGGCACCCCGACTCCGCATACGCCGGGCACCTCTACCACGCCCTGGCGGGTCACTGTGAGCGGGAGGACGCTGTCAGTTGCCTGATTCGCGAGGCAAAGGAGGAGGCGGGTCTGATCCTCGATCCCGAAGGGATCGAACTCGTCCACCTGGTCCACAGTCAGGACTCGCCCTCGGCGAGGCCGAGGATCCAGCTGTTCTTCCGGCCCTGGATCTGGTCCGGTGTGCCGCAGGTGCTGGAGCCCGACCGGTGCGTGGAATGGCGGTGGTTCGACCCGAAGGATCTGCCGGACAACACCGTGCCGTACACCCGGCAGGCCATCGGGGCCATCCTCGACGGCCGCCCGTACTCGGACATGGGATGGACACGATGA